From a single Bacillus sp. NEB1478 genomic region:
- a CDS encoding molybdenum cofactor guanylyltransferase, translated as MSEQLITAGIVLAGGASRRFGSPKALAQLHGKPFIAVSIEMLSAVTDSVIVITREELIQDIKHIDSSSVKEALIITDVDRFKEKGPLAGIYSAMIRKKADFYLVVPCDMPLMVSDMYQKWLEFAISHEYDCVIPVVNGKVYPLNGIYKHTCLREIFLSLSSKSYKVMEVLDRVNTFYMEVEKKDEKFFINVNTKKQLNLL; from the coding sequence ATGTCTGAACAGCTAATTACAGCAGGCATAGTTTTAGCAGGCGGTGCATCTAGACGTTTTGGAAGTCCAAAAGCACTTGCACAATTACATGGTAAACCATTTATTGCTGTATCAATAGAAATGCTGTCTGCAGTTACTGATTCTGTTATTGTCATCACACGCGAAGAATTGATCCAGGACATCAAACATATTGATTCTAGTTCAGTTAAAGAAGCATTGATTATTACGGACGTTGACAGATTTAAAGAAAAAGGACCGTTAGCAGGAATATACAGTGCGATGATAAGAAAAAAAGCAGATTTTTATCTTGTTGTCCCATGTGATATGCCACTTATGGTAAGTGATATGTATCAAAAATGGCTTGAATTTGCTATTTCACATGAATATGATTGCGTAATTCCAGTTGTTAATGGAAAGGTATATCCCTTGAATGGTATTTACAAACATACGTGTTTACGAGAAATATTTTTATCTTTAAGCTCTAAATCTTACAAAGTAATGGAAGTTCTTGATCGTGTTAACACATTCTATATGGAAGTGGAAAAGAAAGATGAAAAATTCTTCATTAATGTAAATACAAAAAAACAGCTAAATCTTTTATAA
- a CDS encoding 5-formyltetrahydrofolate cyclo-ligase, with protein sequence MTKSEWRKKIKQLLVSIEENERKERSIKISKLLLQTLQWKKSKCIGITISRNFELDTSMIIEMAWKEGKTICVPKCYKENRKMEFRELHSFEDLENVYMDLYEPKVDKTEVIQPERIDLLVVPGLVFDRSGYRIGYGGGYYDRYLANFNGNTVSLAFIDQISENLPHEKFDIPVEQIISETGLQI encoded by the coding sequence ATGACAAAATCGGAATGGCGAAAAAAGATAAAACAATTGTTAGTTTCCATTGAAGAAAACGAGAGGAAAGAAAGAAGTATTAAAATCTCGAAGCTTCTTTTACAAACATTACAATGGAAAAAGAGCAAATGTATTGGGATAACAATTTCGAGGAATTTTGAACTTGATACATCCATGATTATCGAAATGGCATGGAAAGAAGGAAAAACAATATGTGTGCCTAAATGTTATAAAGAGAACCGTAAGATGGAATTTAGAGAACTGCATTCTTTCGAAGATCTTGAAAATGTGTATATGGATTTATATGAACCAAAAGTTGACAAGACGGAAGTGATTCAGCCTGAACGTATTGACTTGTTAGTTGTTCCTGGATTAGTATTTGATCGGTCGGGCTATCGAATTGGATATGGCGGAGGATATTATGACCGGTATCTTGCAAATTTTAATGGAAATACTGTATCCCTTGCCTTTATTGATCAAATTAGCGAAAATCTGCCTCATGAAAAATTTGATATTCCTGTTGAACAGATTATCTCTGAAACAGGGTTGCAGATTTAG
- a CDS encoding M14 family zinc carboxypeptidase translates to MEITIRNGDSLWYYSRLLSIPFTLLKDSNPKLLSLELEPGKKVRIPGITIQRYKIKKGDSFFAIAEKKGIPVDALYLFNQSVNPKKIFPNDEIFIPKCMPFPIIKARRKYDFNALKQDIELLMDHYPFIKKQTIGFSVLGKPIEMISIGNGQKKVHVNGSFHGNEWITSGILMNFINEYLQALTSNRLLNEIEPLSLYKDTTLLAVPMVDPDGVDLAINGPPENKEYRELVLKINNGNRDFSDWKANIRGVDLNNQFPAKWEIEQKRKPHKPASRDYPGEKPLTEPEAIAMADAADRFEFDRIIALHTQGKEIYWGFEGDEPMPVSAEIVDEFEKASGYKAIRYLDSYAGYKDWYIQEYKRPGFTVELGIGVNPLPLRQFDQIYKDTRGLLLAGLYM, encoded by the coding sequence TTGGAAATTACTATTCGTAACGGGGATTCACTTTGGTATTATTCTAGACTTTTGTCGATCCCTTTTACTTTGCTTAAGGACTCTAATCCTAAATTATTGTCCCTTGAATTAGAACCTGGAAAAAAGGTTCGTATTCCGGGGATAACGATTCAAAGATACAAAATTAAGAAAGGAGATTCTTTTTTTGCAATTGCTGAAAAGAAGGGTATACCTGTCGATGCACTATATTTGTTCAATCAATCAGTGAATCCTAAAAAAATTTTTCCGAACGACGAAATATTCATTCCAAAGTGTATGCCTTTTCCAATAATCAAGGCAAGACGTAAATACGATTTCAATGCTTTAAAGCAAGATATAGAATTGTTGATGGATCATTATCCTTTTATAAAAAAACAAACCATAGGATTTTCGGTATTAGGAAAACCAATTGAAATGATATCCATAGGGAATGGGCAAAAAAAAGTACATGTTAATGGATCGTTTCATGGTAATGAATGGATAACATCGGGTATACTTATGAATTTTATAAACGAGTATCTTCAAGCATTAACCTCAAATAGATTGCTCAATGAGATAGAGCCACTGAGTCTATATAAAGATACTACATTGTTAGCTGTTCCTATGGTTGATCCGGATGGTGTTGATCTAGCCATAAACGGACCACCTGAAAATAAAGAATACCGAGAGCTGGTATTAAAAATTAATAATGGAAATCGTGATTTCTCAGATTGGAAAGCAAATATTCGAGGAGTGGATTTAAATAATCAGTTCCCTGCAAAATGGGAAATTGAACAAAAACGTAAACCTCATAAACCCGCATCAAGAGATTATCCAGGAGAGAAACCTCTTACTGAACCTGAGGCAATCGCCATGGCTGATGCAGCTGATAGATTTGAATTTGATCGGATAATTGCACTTCATACACAGGGCAAGGAAATTTATTGGGGATTCGAAGGTGATGAACCAATGCCTGTATCTGCAGAAATTGTGGATGAATTTGAAAAAGCTAGCGGTTATAAAGCGATCCGTTATTTAGATAGTTATGCAGGATATAAAGACTGGTATATTCAAGAATATAAAAGACCGGGGTTTACAGTCGAACTTGGGATAGGTGTCAATCCTCTGCCACTCAGGCAGTTTGATCAAATATATAAGGATACACGAGGTCTCTTGCTTGCGGGGTTATATATGTAG
- a CDS encoding spore germination protein: MIGRGVMKMTYLPKKQPLSPNYEENVEYMKKQLGVDISFDCLHLDLEYAGRKMAIFLIDGFGKDDILHYLMNLLADIEPCQLDPDPLIKLMKTYIPYVEISKSDDLNQGIDWVLAGPTILLVEGLTEFIQIDARTYPVRGPEEPDVERVVRGARDGFVETIIFNTALTRRRVRDRSLRMEYLSIGRRSKTDICVSYIEDIVDIHIVERIKESLNKIDTDGLPMGEKTVEEFICGGHLNPYPLVRYTERPDTAAVHLFEGHVLIFVDGSPSVLITPTTFWHHLQHAEEYRQKPIVGSYLKFVRFFAVWLSIFLLPLWYLMSTHQELLSHRLSFIGPVEIGNIPLFLQFIFIEVGMDMLRMATIHTPTSVSTGLGLVSAIVIGQVAVEVGLFVNEVVLYIAIAAIGTFATPTYELSLANRMLRLALLTVTALLGVPGYVIGLTLTVLFFVSFKSFHIPYLWPFIPFNPKAIRDVILRIPMPLKNRRPIVLHPRDPDR; the protein is encoded by the coding sequence ATGATAGGCAGAGGAGTGATGAAAATGACATATCTGCCCAAAAAACAACCTCTTTCACCCAATTATGAAGAAAATGTTGAATATATGAAAAAACAACTCGGAGTTGATATAAGTTTTGACTGTCTGCACCTTGATTTGGAATATGCTGGTCGAAAAATGGCGATTTTTTTAATAGATGGTTTTGGAAAAGACGACATTCTTCATTATTTAATGAATTTATTAGCGGATATTGAACCATGCCAATTAGATCCTGACCCTTTAATAAAGTTAATGAAAACATATATTCCGTATGTTGAAATATCTAAATCTGATGACTTGAATCAAGGGATTGACTGGGTACTGGCTGGTCCAACCATTTTATTGGTTGAAGGTCTTACCGAATTTATTCAGATCGATGCCAGGACATATCCAGTTCGCGGACCAGAAGAACCTGATGTCGAACGAGTAGTTAGAGGTGCAAGGGACGGTTTTGTTGAAACGATTATTTTTAATACAGCTCTAACGAGAAGAAGAGTTCGTGATCGGTCTTTACGGATGGAATATTTAAGTATTGGCAGGCGCTCAAAAACGGATATATGTGTTTCCTACATTGAAGATATCGTGGATATTCATATTGTTGAGCGTATTAAGGAATCTCTAAATAAAATTGATACGGATGGATTGCCGATGGGTGAAAAAACTGTTGAAGAATTTATATGCGGCGGTCACCTGAATCCATATCCGCTCGTAAGGTACACAGAACGTCCTGATACTGCTGCGGTTCATTTGTTTGAAGGCCATGTATTAATATTCGTCGATGGATCTCCATCTGTCCTGATTACTCCGACAACATTTTGGCATCATTTACAGCATGCAGAAGAATATAGGCAGAAGCCGATTGTAGGATCATATTTAAAGTTTGTTCGTTTCTTTGCGGTATGGTTATCGATTTTTCTGCTGCCGTTATGGTATTTAATGTCTACACATCAAGAACTGCTGTCACATCGATTATCATTTATTGGACCAGTAGAAATCGGGAACATTCCATTGTTTTTACAATTTATCTTTATAGAGGTTGGTATGGATATGCTGCGCATGGCGACGATTCACACACCTACGTCCGTTTCAACTGGCCTTGGATTAGTATCCGCTATTGTAATTGGTCAAGTTGCGGTAGAAGTCGGACTGTTTGTGAATGAAGTCGTCTTATATATTGCGATAGCTGCAATTGGTACTTTTGCGACACCGACGTACGAATTGAGTCTTGCCAACCGAATGCTTCGTTTAGCGTTATTAACTGTTACGGCTTTGTTGGGAGTTCCTGGTTATGTAATCGGATTAACGCTCACTGTATTATTTTTTGTTTCATTTAAATCTTTTCACATTCCATATTTATGGCCATTTATTCCGTTTAATCCTAAAGCGATTAGGGATGTAATTCTTCGTATCCCGATGCCGTTGAAGAACAGAAGACCTATTGTCCTTCATCCAAGAGATCCTGACCGCTGA
- a CDS encoding DUF2759 domain-containing protein produces the protein MGLAIIFGLVAILAAFGLLRSLKIKNLMAAGFAFLTFAVFGWFTVMTVLDVFLGSGGSTGH, from the coding sequence ATGGGATTAGCCATTATATTTGGTTTAGTAGCTATATTAGCTGCATTCGGATTATTACGTTCATTAAAAATTAAAAACTTAATGGCTGCTGGCTTTGCGTTCTTAACATTTGCTGTTTTTGGCTGGTTTACAGTTATGACAGTATTAGACGTATTTCTCGGCAGCGGTGGATCGACTGGCCACTAA
- a CDS encoding ROK family glucokinase, whose amino-acid sequence MGKWLVGVDLGGTTIKIAFITMDGHIVEKWEIPTNIENDGKSIVKDIAESIKNQLELLSETKEKLAAIGMGAPGFIDMKTGFIYHAVNIGWRDYPLKEELEKETGLTVIIDNDANIAAIGEMWRGAGDGEGNLLMVTLGTGVGGGIIVNGHIMHGTNGMAGEIGHITSIPEGGASCNCGKTGCIETIASATGIARIAKEKAQSDKSSALYKILSDTGELIAKDVAEAAENGDNAAIETLDEVSFHLGLVIANLSNSINPGKIVIGGGVSKAGDILMSRLEKQFRRFALPRVAEGAELKVATLGNDAGIIGGAWLAKHNI is encoded by the coding sequence ATGGGAAAATGGTTAGTTGGCGTAGACTTAGGTGGAACTACAATCAAGATCGCTTTTATTACAATGGATGGTCATATTGTAGAAAAATGGGAGATACCTACAAATATTGAGAATGACGGAAAAAGCATCGTAAAAGATATTGCCGAATCCATAAAGAATCAATTAGAGCTGCTTTCAGAGACTAAAGAAAAGCTGGCAGCAATCGGAATGGGGGCACCTGGATTTATTGACATGAAAACCGGCTTTATTTACCATGCAGTTAATATCGGGTGGAGAGATTACCCGCTAAAAGAAGAACTTGAAAAAGAAACAGGACTTACTGTCATTATTGATAATGATGCAAATATTGCTGCTATCGGTGAAATGTGGCGCGGTGCAGGTGATGGAGAAGGAAACCTGCTTATGGTAACTCTTGGAACGGGTGTTGGCGGCGGTATCATCGTTAATGGACACATCATGCATGGAACAAATGGTATGGCAGGTGAAATTGGACACATTACTTCAATTCCCGAAGGCGGAGCATCCTGCAACTGTGGAAAAACAGGATGTATAGAGACCATCGCATCTGCAACAGGCATAGCAAGAATCGCGAAAGAAAAAGCACAAAGTGATAAGTCATCTGCTCTTTACAAAATCTTGTCAGATACTGGCGAGCTTATAGCGAAAGATGTAGCAGAAGCTGCAGAAAATGGAGATAATGCAGCCATTGAAACATTGGATGAAGTTTCATTTCATCTGGGACTTGTGATTGCAAATCTCTCCAATAGTATAAATCCCGGGAAGATAGTAATCGGAGGTGGGGTTTCCAAAGCTGGAGACATTTTAATGTCCAGACTTGAAAAACAGTTTAGACGTTTTGCTCTTCCAAGAGTTGCAGAAGGAGCAGAACTGAAAGTCGCAACCCTCGGGAATGATGCTGGTATTATTGGTGGAGCCTGGCTTGCAAAACATAATATTTAA
- a CDS encoding M42 family metallopeptidase, with protein MEIQTKEIVGYIKELVHIPSPSGDTAAAINYMKRFFEENQISYCLTNKGAVIATIKGEDDSKHRLLTAHVDTLGAMVKEIKSDGRLKLDQIGGYYWNTIEGEYCNIHTSNGKTYSGTVLMHQTAAHVYKGMNDLKRDEKNMEVRVDQSFRSKKDAVEAGISVGDFVSFTPRYEETESGFIKSRHLDDKASVAILMHLIKGFKQSSLSLPFTTHFLISNNEEIGYGGNSNIPEATVEYLAVDMGAIGDGQSTDEFTVSICAKDSGGPYHFGLRKHLTALAEKHNIEYKVDIYPYYGSDATAAIRAGADVVHGLIGPGIDASHAYERTHITSLEQTASLIKEYLLSPLA; from the coding sequence ATGGAAATTCAAACAAAAGAAATAGTAGGTTATATTAAAGAGCTTGTACATATTCCGAGTCCTTCAGGGGATACAGCAGCTGCGATCAATTATATGAAGAGATTTTTTGAAGAAAACCAAATATCCTATTGTTTAACTAATAAGGGTGCTGTTATCGCCACCATAAAAGGGGAAGATGATTCTAAGCATCGCCTTCTTACCGCGCACGTTGATACATTAGGGGCAATGGTCAAGGAAATCAAGAGTGATGGACGATTAAAATTAGATCAAATCGGCGGTTATTATTGGAATACAATTGAGGGTGAGTATTGTAATATCCATACTTCGAACGGAAAAACATATTCAGGTACCGTTCTTATGCACCAAACTGCTGCACATGTCTATAAAGGAATGAATGATCTTAAACGTGATGAAAAAAACATGGAAGTGAGAGTAGATCAGTCTTTTAGATCTAAAAAAGATGCAGTGGAAGCAGGAATTTCCGTTGGAGATTTTGTATCATTTACTCCTAGATATGAAGAGACAGAGAGCGGTTTTATCAAATCCCGTCATTTGGATGATAAAGCAAGCGTAGCAATACTTATGCACTTGATTAAAGGGTTTAAGCAATCTTCTCTTTCACTGCCATTTACTACTCATTTTTTAATTAGTAATAATGAAGAAATCGGTTATGGCGGAAATTCCAACATTCCGGAAGCAACTGTTGAATATTTAGCGGTTGATATGGGTGCGATTGGGGATGGGCAGTCAACAGATGAGTTTACAGTTAGTATTTGTGCGAAAGATTCTGGCGGTCCTTATCATTTTGGATTAAGAAAGCATTTAACAGCTTTAGCTGAAAAGCATAACATTGAATACAAAGTGGATATTTATCCGTATTATGGTTCCGATGCAACGGCTGCTATCAGAGCTGGTGCAGATGTGGTTCACGGTCTGATCGGACCTGGAATTGATGCATCGCATGCATATGAGCGTACACATATAACTTCTCTTGAACAAACCGCTTCACTTATAAAAGAATACTTATTATCTCCTCTTGCATAA
- a CDS encoding MBL fold metallo-hydrolase yields the protein MKWKKITVGPVQENTYIIYNSKNEAVIIDPGSEGKRIIQNIGSLGLKPLAILLTHAHFDHIGAVDEVREHYNLPLYIHKREADWLGNTKKNGSLYFGQRITAKQASHVLSDNDKLLKIGSFSFEILITPGHSPGSISFYLKGANAVFSGDALFAGSIGRTDLHGGNQEVLLQSIHDKLLVLPEETTVLSGHGPETTIGMEMDSNPFLSGF from the coding sequence ATGAAGTGGAAAAAAATAACTGTAGGGCCAGTCCAGGAAAATACATATATCATTTATAATTCAAAAAACGAAGCGGTTATCATTGATCCGGGGAGTGAGGGAAAGCGAATTATTCAAAATATAGGTTCTCTTGGATTAAAGCCATTGGCAATACTCTTAACCCATGCGCATTTTGATCATATAGGAGCAGTTGATGAAGTGAGAGAACATTATAATCTACCACTTTATATTCATAAAAGAGAGGCAGATTGGTTAGGGAACACAAAAAAAAATGGTTCTTTGTATTTCGGCCAAAGAATTACAGCGAAACAGGCGAGCCATGTATTATCAGATAATGATAAGTTATTAAAAATTGGTTCTTTTTCATTTGAAATTCTCATAACACCTGGTCATTCTCCCGGGAGTATTTCTTTTTACTTAAAAGGTGCTAACGCAGTTTTTTCCGGAGATGCACTTTTTGCAGGCAGTATAGGCAGAACAGACTTACATGGAGGAAATCAGGAAGTATTGTTGCAAAGCATTCACGATAAGCTGCTTGTATTACCAGAGGAAACGACAGTATTGTCCGGGCATGGGCCAGAAACAACTATTGGAATGGAAATGGATTCTAACCCTTTTTTAAGCGGGTTTTAA
- a CDS encoding YqgQ family protein, which produces MKTVYDVQQLLKRFGTIIYTGNPLGDLELIQDEVRELYNQRMIDVNDFKQAIIIIRAAVNKLQ; this is translated from the coding sequence ATGAAGACAGTTTATGATGTACAGCAGCTTCTAAAAAGATTCGGGACGATCATCTATACAGGTAATCCACTTGGAGACCTAGAATTAATTCAAGATGAGGTTAGAGAACTGTACAATCAAAGAATGATAGATGTAAACGATTTCAAACAAGCTATTATAATTATTCGTGCTGCAGTAAACAAATTACAATAA
- a CDS encoding LTA synthase family protein, translating to MKEKMKQAFAEYRFFFIAIALLWIKTYIVYKTAFDMPMDNKMQEFILFINPISSIVLFLGVTLYFKGKAHRRMIVAISAIMSFVMYANMVFYRFFTDFITIPVLFQTSNMGDLGNSIFELIQPTDILLFVDIIVLAYFMRRYDYRPARASRKQVTLTFMAALVLFIVNVGIAETERPQLLTRTFDREMLIKNIGTYNYHIYDSILQSKAKAQRAFADGSEITDIENYTRANYKEPNPEMFGKAKGKNVFVISLESTQNFVINESVNGKEITPFLNDLTKNSYYFPNFYHQTGQGKTSDSEFLVDNSLFPLPSGAVYFTHSQNEYNAAPELLKDKGYYTSVMHANNKSFWNRDIMYHNLGYDRYYSLKDFNVTPENSVGWGLKDKEFFKQTIPHLKEQPKPFYTRFITLTNHFPFTLNEEDETIPEWTSNDGTVNRYFTTVNYEDAALKEFFDEVKKAGLYEDSIFVIYGDHYGISENHNEAMSQFLGKEITPFESTQLQKVPFFIHIPGDKGKVMDTVGGQIDIKPTIQHLLGNETKGDIDLGTDLFSKDREDFAVLRDNSYITKSNVFTDGKCYDKATGKPVDGKACKPGAERAKSDLDVSDRIVYGDLLRFYDKDKAKQNK from the coding sequence ATGAAAGAAAAAATGAAACAAGCATTTGCTGAATATAGATTTTTCTTTATAGCAATTGCATTACTTTGGATCAAAACATATATCGTTTATAAGACAGCATTTGATATGCCTATGGACAACAAAATGCAGGAATTTATCCTGTTTATCAACCCTATTAGTTCAATTGTTCTTTTCTTGGGGGTAACACTTTACTTTAAAGGGAAAGCACATAGAAGAATGATTGTTGCTATTAGTGCGATCATGAGTTTTGTTATGTATGCGAACATGGTATTTTACCGGTTTTTCACAGACTTTATTACCATTCCGGTATTATTCCAAACAAGTAACATGGGTGACTTAGGAAACAGTATATTTGAACTGATTCAGCCTACAGACATTCTTTTATTTGTAGATATTATTGTACTTGCTTATTTCATGAGACGTTATGACTACCGCCCTGCACGAGCTTCACGCAAGCAGGTCACACTCACTTTTATGGCTGCATTAGTATTATTTATCGTCAATGTAGGAATTGCTGAAACTGAGCGTCCTCAGCTTCTAACTCGTACATTTGACCGTGAGATGCTTATAAAGAACATTGGAACATATAACTACCATATTTATGATTCCATTCTTCAATCTAAAGCGAAAGCACAGCGTGCTTTTGCTGATGGCAGTGAAATTACTGACATTGAAAACTATACACGTGCAAATTATAAGGAACCGAATCCAGAGATGTTTGGTAAGGCGAAAGGCAAGAATGTATTCGTTATTTCTTTGGAGTCTACACAAAACTTTGTAATTAACGAATCAGTAAACGGTAAAGAGATTACACCATTTTTAAATGATCTTACTAAAAACAGTTACTATTTCCCTAACTTTTATCATCAGACTGGTCAAGGGAAAACATCTGATTCAGAGTTTTTAGTGGATAATTCGTTATTCCCGCTTCCAAGTGGAGCTGTATATTTCACACATTCACAAAATGAATACAATGCTGCGCCAGAATTGCTCAAAGATAAGGGTTACTATACATCCGTTATGCATGCAAATAATAAGAGCTTCTGGAATCGTGATATTATGTATCATAATTTAGGTTATGATCGATACTATTCATTAAAAGATTTTAATGTAACTCCAGAAAATTCAGTCGGTTGGGGCTTAAAAGATAAAGAATTCTTTAAGCAGACCATCCCACACCTGAAGGAACAGCCAAAACCGTTCTACACAAGATTTATTACGTTAACAAACCATTTTCCTTTCACTTTAAATGAGGAAGATGAAACGATACCTGAATGGACTTCAAATGACGGAACGGTAAATAGATATTTTACAACTGTCAATTATGAAGACGCAGCTTTAAAGGAGTTCTTTGATGAAGTTAAAAAAGCTGGATTATATGAGGATTCCATCTTCGTGATTTACGGAGACCACTATGGTATCTCAGAGAATCACAATGAAGCAATGAGTCAGTTCTTAGGAAAAGAAATTACACCATTTGAATCTACACAGCTGCAAAAAGTACCTTTCTTTATTCATATTCCTGGTGACAAAGGGAAAGTGATGGATACAGTCGGCGGACAAATTGATATCAAACCAACGATTCAACATTTGCTTGGAAATGAAACAAAAGGTGATATCGATTTAGGTACTGATTTATTCTCCAAAGATCGTGAAGATTTTGCAGTTCTTCGAGATAATTCTTATATTACTAAGAGTAATGTTTTCACTGACGGTAAGTGCTACGACAAAGCGACTGGTAAACCAGTTGATGGGAAAGCATGTAAGCCTGGTGCAGAACGCGCGAAGTCAGATCTAGATGTTTCTGACAGAATTGTGTACGGAGACCTATTAAGGTTTTACGATAAAGACAAAGCAAAACAAAATAAGTAA
- a CDS encoding DUF92 domain-containing protein yields the protein MDSFFIAGIVLICILSVYYGFLTLKGSITAFFTGLFIYISFGWEGLIILGTFFLTSSLLTKWKKEKKRDKRASEEERKGRTSGQVLANGGVALMAAIFHLFFENSFWLVVFVCSFAAAMSDTWASEIGILSKRQPFHIKKWRKVENGLSGAVSWLGTIASIAGAAIIGICFYFLYPIASFAIVILIMFAGFMGNLTDTFLGAWFEQSFYCSVCKTQTEAAFHCETKTLKVFGYSWFTNNVVNFLSTLIGGCIGGGIYLCLNS from the coding sequence ATGGATAGTTTCTTTATCGCGGGAATTGTTTTAATATGTATCTTATCCGTTTATTACGGATTTTTAACATTGAAAGGAAGTATTACAGCTTTTTTTACAGGATTATTTATTTATATATCTTTTGGGTGGGAAGGTCTTATTATTCTTGGGACCTTTTTTCTTACGTCTTCATTATTAACAAAATGGAAAAAAGAAAAGAAACGGGATAAAAGAGCAAGTGAAGAAGAAAGGAAAGGGAGAACTTCTGGACAAGTGTTAGCAAATGGCGGAGTGGCTTTAATGGCTGCTATTTTTCATTTGTTTTTTGAAAACTCTTTTTGGCTTGTTGTTTTCGTTTGCTCTTTTGCAGCTGCAATGTCAGATACCTGGGCTTCTGAAATTGGTATTTTATCAAAAAGGCAACCCTTCCATATTAAAAAATGGAGAAAAGTTGAAAACGGTTTATCTGGTGCAGTTTCATGGCTTGGAACTATTGCGTCTATTGCCGGAGCAGCTATAATCGGTATTTGTTTCTATTTTTTGTATCCAATAGCATCTTTTGCTATCGTGATTCTTATTATGTTTGCAGGTTTTATGGGTAATCTAACAGATACATTTTTAGGAGCGTGGTTTGAGCAAAGTTTTTATTGCTCTGTATGTAAAACACAAACTGAAGCTGCTTTTCATTGTGAAACAAAAACTTTAAAGGTTTTTGGATATTCCTGGTTTACTAATAATGTTGTGAATTTCCTTTCTACTTTAATTGGCGGGTGTATAGGGGGAGGGATATATTTATGTCTGAACAGCTAA
- a CDS encoding HAD family hydrolase, producing MRPVNNCAFFFDLDNTLFNYEASFKKASLFAFNSIFVPQLNQLVDLEKWFRSYKGFCDLYWSSYETNKITKEEYRRNRLIASFIALNLPISFKEDALLRYQSLVEESIPAFVEPYPWIGKIWNRLNESCSHVGVISNGGSKLQREKLKKLRLNLSTATIYISSEISLAKPSAEVFTYAASKCSAKNYYYCGDSYEFDILPAVQAGWTGIWWNPEKRKGHIMDKNIQICHTSENLWNTFMKYIE from the coding sequence ATGCGTCCTGTGAATAATTGTGCTTTCTTTTTTGACTTAGATAATACATTATTCAATTATGAAGCCTCCTTTAAGAAGGCTTCTTTATTTGCTTTTAATTCTATTTTTGTTCCTCAATTGAATCAATTAGTTGATCTGGAAAAATGGTTTCGATCATATAAAGGGTTTTGTGACTTGTACTGGTCTTCATATGAAACCAATAAAATAACCAAGGAAGAATATCGCAGAAATCGCCTTATTGCTTCATTCATTGCATTGAATCTGCCTATTTCATTTAAAGAAGATGCGCTTTTACGGTATCAATCACTAGTCGAAGAGAGTATTCCTGCTTTTGTTGAACCATATCCCTGGATCGGGAAAATATGGAATAGGCTAAACGAGTCTTGCAGTCATGTTGGTGTGATATCTAATGGCGGCTCAAAATTGCAAAGAGAAAAACTGAAAAAATTACGTCTGAATCTTTCAACTGCAACTATTTATATTTCATCAGAAATTTCGCTTGCTAAGCCGAGTGCAGAGGTTTTCACCTATGCAGCCAGCAAATGTTCAGCAAAGAATTATTACTATTGTGGTGATTCGTACGAATTTGATATACTTCCAGCCGTTCAAGCAGGTTGGACGGGAATTTGGTGGAACCCTGAAAAAAGGAAAGGGCATATAATGGATAAAAATATACAAATATGTCATACTTCCGAAAATCTATGGAACACTTTTATGAAATATATTGAATAA